One region of Sulfuricurvum sp. IAE1 genomic DNA includes:
- the gdhA gene encoding NADP-specific glutamate dehydrogenase yields the protein MVERILANLKQSNVNTDNTFLQAVSEVLSSLEPIVRSDPRYERYAILERLVTPDRVIQFKVQWVDDQSRVHINNGYRIQFNNSLGPYKGGLRFHPSVDTGILKFLAFEQIFKNSLTGLPIGGAKGGSDFDPKGKSDFEIMKFCRAFMRELYQYIGARVDVPAGDIGVGAREIGYLYGEYKRITRNYDGVLSGKPYEFGGSLMRPQATGYGVVYFAAEMLSQELQETLEGKTCCVSGAGNVALHTIEKLQQMGALVVTCSDSEGTIYDPRGIDLCVVRELKGNGARASLEGYATRVPGSVYTAKADYPAGGHAAWHYPCFAAFPCATQNELSRTDAAKLIENGCVAVVEGANMPTEPDAIELLQREGVLFSPGKASNAGGVAVSEFEMSQNASMEKWDYDKVDRKLQELMAQIYKRVSLTAKEYGCERNFVDGANIAAFKRVAEAMILEGV from the coding sequence ATGGTCGAACGCATCCTCGCGAATCTTAAACAGTCGAACGTCAATACCGACAATACGTTTTTGCAGGCGGTCAGCGAAGTGCTCTCGTCGCTTGAGCCGATCGTCCGGAGCGATCCGCGCTATGAACGTTACGCTATCCTCGAACGGCTTGTGACCCCCGACCGTGTCATACAGTTCAAGGTCCAGTGGGTGGACGACCAAAGCCGCGTACACATCAACAACGGCTACCGGATACAGTTTAACAATTCTCTGGGACCCTACAAGGGGGGATTGCGGTTCCATCCCAGCGTCGATACGGGGATATTGAAATTCCTGGCATTCGAGCAGATTTTCAAAAATTCCCTGACCGGGCTCCCCATCGGCGGGGCGAAGGGGGGGAGCGATTTCGATCCGAAAGGCAAAAGCGACTTCGAGATCATGAAATTCTGCCGCGCTTTCATGCGCGAACTCTACCAGTACATCGGCGCGCGCGTCGATGTACCGGCGGGGGATATCGGGGTCGGAGCACGGGAAATCGGCTACCTCTACGGCGAGTACAAGCGGATCACCCGTAATTACGACGGGGTCCTCAGCGGCAAACCCTACGAGTTCGGCGGGTCGCTGATGCGTCCGCAGGCAACGGGGTACGGGGTCGTCTATTTCGCCGCCGAGATGCTCTCACAGGAACTTCAGGAGACGCTTGAGGGAAAAACGTGCTGCGTCAGCGGGGCAGGGAATGTCGCGCTTCATACGATCGAAAAGCTCCAGCAGATGGGGGCTCTGGTCGTTACCTGCAGCGACAGCGAAGGGACGATCTATGATCCCAGGGGGATCGACCTGTGCGTCGTCCGCGAACTCAAAGGCAACGGCGCCCGCGCATCGCTCGAAGGGTACGCGACGCGCGTTCCCGGATCGGTATACACCGCCAAAGCCGACTATCCCGCCGGGGGACATGCGGCGTGGCATTATCCCTGTTTCGCGGCGTTCCCGTGCGCGACGCAAAACGAACTTAGCCGCACCGACGCCGCCAAGCTGATCGAAAACGGATGCGTTGCGGTCGTCGAAGGGGCAAACATGCCGACCGAACCGGATGCGATCGAACTGCTTCAGCGCGAAGGGGTCCTTTTCTCCCCGGGTAAGGCTTCCAATGCCGGAGGGGTGGCGGTGAGCGAGTTCGAAATGAGTCAGAATGCCTCGATGGAGAAATGGGACTACGATAAAGTCGACCGCAAGCTGCAGGAACTGATGGCCCAGATATACAAGCGGGTCTCCCTGACGGCAAAAGAGTACGGATGTGAACGCAACTTCGTCGACGGGGCCAACATCGCGGCGTTCAAGCGGGTTGCCGAGGCAATGATTTTAGAGGGTGTGTGA